The proteins below are encoded in one region of Selenomonadales bacterium:
- the guaA gene encoding glutamine-hydrolyzing GMP synthase produces the protein MEKIVRPESMERITTLELAQKFIEEQVAEVRAQVGDRKVLLALSGGVDSSVVAALLIKAIGKQLVCVHVNHGLLRKGEPEQVVKVFRDEMDANLVYVDATDRFLGKLAGVADPEKKRKIIGKEFIEVFHDEAMKLEGIDFLAQGTIYPDILESDGVKAHHNVGGLPEDMKFELVEPVKLLYKDEVRVVGEALGLPRNMVYRQPFPGPGLGVRCLGAIERDRLHALREADAILREEFDKNGLAGKVWQYFIAVPDFKSVGVRDGKRYEGWSAIIRAVNTTDAMSATIEEIPYEMLHHITYRITHEVEGINRVLMDITPKPIGTIEFE, from the coding sequence ATGGAGAAAATCGTTCGTCCAGAAAGCATGGAGCGTATTACGACGCTTGAGCTTGCACAGAAATTTATTGAAGAACAAGTTGCTGAGGTTCGCGCACAGGTCGGCGATAGAAAAGTATTGCTGGCATTGTCCGGCGGTGTTGATTCCAGCGTTGTTGCTGCACTTTTGATCAAAGCTATCGGCAAACAGCTCGTTTGTGTCCATGTTAACCATGGGCTTCTTCGTAAAGGAGAACCTGAACAGGTCGTTAAGGTATTCCGCGATGAGATGGATGCTAACTTGGTATATGTAGATGCTACCGACCGTTTCTTGGGCAAATTGGCCGGTGTAGCTGATCCGGAAAAGAAAAGAAAGATCATCGGTAAAGAATTTATCGAAGTATTCCATGATGAAGCAATGAAATTGGAAGGTATCGATTTCTTGGCGCAGGGTACGATCTATCCTGATATTTTGGAATCCGACGGTGTAAAAGCGCATCATAACGTAGGCGGTCTTCCGGAAGACATGAAATTCGAATTGGTCGAACCTGTCAAACTTCTCTACAAAGATGAAGTTCGTGTCGTTGGTGAAGCACTCGGCTTGCCGCGCAACATGGTATATCGTCAGCCGTTCCCGGGTCCGGGTCTTGGTGTTCGCTGTTTGGGTGCTATCGAACGTGATCGTTTGCATGCACTCCGCGAAGCAGATGCTATCCTTCGTGAAGAATTCGACAAAAACGGTTTGGCAGGCAAAGTATGGCAGTACTTCATTGCTGTACCTGACTTCAAAAGCGTTGGCGTAAGAGATGGCAAACGTTATGAAGGCTGGTCGGCTATTATCCGTGCGGTCAATACGACGGATGCAATGAGCGCTACGATCGAAGAGATCCCGTATGAAATGCTCCATCATATTACGTATCGCATCACGCATGAAGTCGAAGGCATCAATCGCGTATTGATGGATATCACGCCGAA